The Mangifera indica cultivar Alphonso chromosome 8, CATAS_Mindica_2.1, whole genome shotgun sequence genome has a window encoding:
- the LOC123222646 gene encoding probable E3 ubiquitin-protein ligase XERICO has product MGLSSLPAPSEGVLCVILVNTALSISIVKGIVLSILQVVGIHLSESSPSSTSSDSPQPTSESYDGRLSPPVNYVEEFRSQNPAILFDTLCLCKHHEQDCSVCLTQFEPESEINRLSCGHLFHKVCLEKWLDYWNVTCPLCRTPLIPEPEEDASCLW; this is encoded by the coding sequence atgGGCCTCTCAAGTCTTCCAGCTCCATCTGAAGGAGTGCTGTGTGTAATTTTAGTAAACACTGCTCTGTCAATCTCAATTGTTAAAGGCATAGTCCTATCGATCCTCCAAGTTGTTGGTATCCATCTTTCCGAGTCATCACCTTCATCCACATCCTCTGATTCACCTCAACCCACCAGTGAATCATATGATGGACGTTTAAGTCCTCCAGTTAACTACGTTGAAGAGTTCCGGAGCCAGAACCCTGCAATTCTGTTTGATACTTTGTGCCTATGTAAACATCATGAACAAGATTGTTCAGTATGTTTGACACAGTTTGAGCCAGAATCAGAGATCAACAGGTTGTCTTGTGGTCATCTGTTTCATAAAGTGTGCTTGGAGAAGTGGCTGGACTATTGGAATGTAACATGCCCTCTTTGCAGGACACCATTGATTCCTGAACCTGAAGAGGATGCATCTTGCTTATGGTAA